One window of the Maylandia zebra isolate NMK-2024a linkage group LG19, Mzebra_GT3a, whole genome shotgun sequence genome contains the following:
- the mrpl33 gene encoding large ribosomal subunit protein bL33m isoform X1, translating to MLLLIHMLDPIPNPTLTICPSRGQAGVSWDVMFVDGIVICTGSRKQMEERLDSWRTILVQMVSAAGTGYFFNTKRNRLRDKLVLRKHDPFVNKHVLFFEKRKIRSI from the exons ATGCTATTACTTATCCACATGTTGGATCCCATCCCTAATCCAACTCTAACCATTTGTCCAAGTcgaggtcaggcaggagtctcgTGGGATGTGATGTTTGTAGACGGCATTGTAATCTGTACTGGGAGTAGAAAGCAGATGGAAGAACGTCTGGACAGttggag GACCATCCTGGTGCAGATGGTGAGTGCTGCAGGGACCGGATACTTCTTCAACACAAAGAGGAACCGACTCAGAGACAAACTGGTGCTGCGCAAACACGATCCATTTG tgAACAAGCACGTCCTGTTTTTTGAGAAGAGGAAGATCAGATCGATTTAA
- the mrpl33 gene encoding large ribosomal subunit protein bL33m isoform X2 yields the protein MFLTTVNLAKAKSKTILVQMVSAAGTGYFFNTKRNRLRDKLVLRKHDPFVNKHVLFFEKRKIRSI from the exons ATGTTTCTCACCACAGTAAACT tggcGAAGGCAAAATCCAA GACCATCCTGGTGCAGATGGTGAGTGCTGCAGGGACCGGATACTTCTTCAACACAAAGAGGAACCGACTCAGAGACAAACTGGTGCTGCGCAAACACGATCCATTTG tgAACAAGCACGTCCTGTTTTTTGAGAAGAGGAAGATCAGATCGATTTAA